The genomic interval GGCGGACAATGACATTCATGCGGTCGTGGACGCGACCCACCCGTTCGCGGGCACCATGTCCGGCCACGCGGCGGCGGCCGCCGCGGCCGCGGGCATCCCGATCGTGCACCTGCGCCGCCCCGGCTGGCGGCAGTCACCGGGTGATCGGTGGACCCGAGTCCCGGACCTGAGTGCCGCCGCGAAACTCGTTGCGGCACCGGGCAACAGAGTATTTCTCACCATCGGCCGCCAAGGTGTGGGCGCCTTCGCGCAGGCCCCCGACGCCTGGTTCCTGATTCGCGCGATCGACCCGCCCGCGGGGCCGCTGCCGCCCGATCACGAGATCCTGCTGGCCCGGGGCCCGTTCACCGCCGAGGACGAACTGCGGCTGCTGACCGACCGGCGCATCGACGTCCTGGTCACCAAGGACAGCGGGGGAGACCTCACGGCCGCCAAACTCACCGCCGCCCGCGCCCGCGAGACGCCGGTCGTGCTGATCGACCGGCCACCGCTGCCGCCGGGCGCGACGACCGTGGAAACCGTTGCCGCGGCGAGAGACTGGCTACGCGCTCAGGCCTGACGGACCGGCCGGTCCAGCAACGCGGGCAGCCGGTCGAACCACGCCAGCACGGCGCGTTCGTAGCCGATGCCGAAATCCAGCGTCGCCCGCTTGCACCGCGACATCTCCTCGTCGGTGCTGTCGAGGTATCCGGCCAGGCGCTGCTCGTGGATGCGGCGATTGGCGTCGATGATCCGGTCCAGGCGCTCGGGCTCCACGAACTCGCCGAATGACAGCGTGAGCAGCAACGGCACCCGGATGGTCTCGGCCCCCGGGTCGCGGGCGATCCACTCCGCGAACGCTTCCCGTCCCGCGTCGGTGAGCTGGTAGGGGGTGCGGTCGCGCGCGCCCGGCTCACCCTTCTCGACCAGGCCCGCCTTGTCCATCGAGCCCAGCTCCCGGTACACCTGGCTCTGCGTGATCGTCCAGAAGTCACCGATCCGGTCCTGGGCGAGATTCACCAGATCCCACCCCGACATCGGCCCCTCGTGCAGAAACCCGAGCAGCGATGCCGCGGTCGAGTTCAGCCCCCGCTTCGACGAGCCCTCGGCCACACCAGCCCCTTCCCACGACAACCTTCTACATTGGAATATTAGCCGTGCGTCAGCCGGGCCGCAGCGTACCCGGCGCACTGCGTGACGGTGTACCCGTTACGGGCGGTGCCGGAAACTCCGCACGACGCCGGACCGTCCGGGGGTGACCCGTTCGGGTGGTGCGGGCGGCGTACCCGGCTCGGCCGAGGTGTCGGCGCGGCGGCGGGTGCTCCGGTGCGGGTCACGGTACCGGACCGGACCCAGCCGGTGCGGGGTGGCGTTCAGTGTGTGCCGTATCGGCGTGCGGTGTAGACGCGGGTGCCGGTCGGGGTGTCGAACGCGGTGGTGGTGGAGGCGCCGACAATGAGCAGCGTGCGCATGTCGACCTCGGCCGGATCGAGGTCGGCGAGCGACACCACGCGGACCGATTCGGCCGGCCCGCCGACGTCGCGGCCGACGATCACCGGGGTGTCCGGCTTGCGATGCTCGAGCAGCAGGTCCCGCATGGCCGCCACCTGCCAGGTGCGCTGACTGGAGGCCGGATTGTAGACGGCCAGGGCCATATCGGCGGCGGCGACGGCCGAAATGCGCTGTGCCACTACGTCCCACGGCTTGAGCCGGTCCGACAGCGAGATCATCGCGAAGTCGTGGCCGAGCGGCGCGCCGACCCGGGCGGCGACCGCGCCGGCGGCCGTCATGCCCGGCAGCACCCGCACCGGGACGTCGCGCCACCGCGGGTCCGCCGACTCCTCCACAACCGCCGCGGCCATGGCGAATACGCCCGGATCGCCGGAGGACACGACCGCCACCCGGCCGCCGCGCGCGGCCAGATCCAGTGCCATGGCCGCGCGTTCGGACTCGACGCGATTGTCGCTGGCGTGCCGCCGCTGCCCGGGTCGCACCGGTACGCGGTCGATATAGGTCGTGTAGCCGACGAGGTCGGTCGCCTGTGCCAGCGCCGCGGTCACCTCGGGGGTGGTCCACTCGGCCGCGCCCGGCCCCAGGCCCACCACGACGACCTCGCCGGTGGCCTCGGTCGGCGGGCTGTGCGCCGCACGGCTTCCCGCGACGGCGCTGCCGGGCGGCGACAGCGGGATCTCGGTGGTCGGCGCGGGGCCCGGCACGACAGCGATCGCGAAGTAGGGCACCTCGGTGTCGTCCACGTCGGCGGCCCGCAGTACACGCTGGCGCTCGCTGCTGGCGCGTTCCACACAATAGGCGTCGGCCAGGCGGCCGGAGTCGGAAAGAGCTTGGCGCACACCGGGATACGTGCGGCCGAGCTTCATGATGGCCGCGGCCTCGGTGGTGGCGAGACGGCGGGTGAGTTCGTCGGCCGGGAGGGTGCCGGGCAGCACAGTCAGCACCTGTTCGCCCTCGACCAGCGGGGTGCCCAGCGCGGCCGACGCGGCGCTGACCGAGGTGATGCCGGGAACGATCTCGGCGTCGAACCGGTCCGCCAGCCGCCGGTGCATATGCATGTAGGAGCTGTAGAACAGCGGGTCACCGGCCGCCAGCAGCGCGACCGTGCGCCCGGCGTCGAGATGGGCGGCCAGCAGCGCGGCCGAGCGTTCGTAGAACTCGTCGATGGCGCCTTGGTAGCCGCCGGGATGGTCGGTGGTCTCCGTGGTGACCGGGTAGATCAGGTGCTCCTCGAGCTGCCCGGGACGCAGGTAGGGCGCCGCGATGCCGCGGGAGATGCTGCGGCCGTGCCGTGCGCTGTGGAACGCGACCACGTCGGCCGCGCCGATGAGCCGAGCCGCCTTCACCGTCACCAGTTCCGGATCGCCGGGGCCCAGGCCGATACCCCACAGCTTGCCCTTCGCCGTGCCGCTCATTCCTGTTCGCTCGCAATCGCGTTGAGCGCCGCGGCGGTGATGGCGCTGCCGCCGCGGCGGCCGTGCACGGTCAGGAAGTCCGGGCCGCCGTATTCGGCGAGTGCCTGCTTGGATTCGGCGGCACCGATGAAGCCGACCGGGATGCCGAGTACCGCCGCCGGTCGCGGCGCACCCGCGTCCAGCAGGTCGAGCAGGTGGAACAGCGCGGTCGGGGCATTGCCGATCGCGACCACCGCGCCGTCGAGGCGGTCGCGCCAGAGTTCCAGTGCCGCAGCCGATCTCGTGGTCTGCAACGACCGCGCCAGGTCGGGCACGCGGGGATCGGCGAGCAGGCAGAGCACCTCGTTGTCGGCGGGCAGGCGCTTGCGGGTGACGCCGGACGCGACCATGGTCGCGTCGCACAGGATCGGCGCCCCGGCCCGCAGCGCCGCGCGCGCCTGCGCCACCACGTCCGGGCTGTGCGCCACGTCGGCGGCCAGATCGACCTGCCCGCACGCATGGATCATCCGCACCACCACCTGTGCGACATCGGCCGGAAAACGGTCCAACTCGGCCTCGGCCCGGATAGTCGCGAACGAGCGCCGGTAGATCTCGGCCCCATCGGTGAGGTAGCTGGTACGTACATCGGACATGCCGCCCAGCCTAAGCGGCGCCCCAGTATCCCCGACACGCTCCCCTGAACCCGGCCCGACAAGAGGAAACCCCCGAACGGGGGCGAACAGCATCCGGTTCGCCCACGCCAGGCGGATTTGCCGAGCGCCCTTTCGGCGCGCTGCGCCCGCGAGTTCGGCGGCGCGACCCGGTCGGCGTGCTGTGCCAGGGGTGCTGGGCGACCGACTCGGCGTGCTGTGCAGGTGGGTGTTGGGCGACCGGTTCGGTGTGCTGTGCCCGGGGGCGAGGCGGCTGTTCGTTGTGCTGTGTGCGGGATCTGGCTGTGCGGATCGGGTCAGTGTGTGGTGCCGGGTGGGGTGTGGCGGTAGCCGCCGGGCTCGGCGATGACGTCGGTGACGGGGCCGCGGGGGCGGCCGCAGCGGCGGTCGCAGCCCGACCAGTGCTGGCGGCCAGAGACCACGAGGTCACGCGCGGTGAGGCCGGAGGCGGGCGCGGTGGCGGCACCGGGCCGGATACGGTTCTCGGCGATCGCGGCGGCCGCGTCGGCACGGACGTCGGTGCGCGACTTGGCGCAGCCGGGCTGCCCGGCGCACGCGGTCACCAGCAGCCAGGGGGAGTTCGCGTCGAAGATGAGCCCCATCGGCGCGAGCACCCGCAGCACCTGATCGGCGGCCCACTCGTCGAGATCGGCGAGTACCAGGCTGCGCCACGGCGTGACGTGGATCGGCCGCTCCACCGCGGCGAGGAACTCCGCGGTCCGCGCGGGCAGGCTGCCGAGCGGCACCCCCGCGCCGAGCGCCACCCGCTCGTCGGACTGGACGAACCAGCCGATCGGAACCTCATGGTGCGCAACGAGTTCCAGCGGTTCGGCGGTGGCCTCGAGTCCCAGACACGCCGCGACACGGTCCGGCCCGTGCTCGATCTCGTGCAACCGCCACCGATCTCCGCGTAGTCGCTGGAAACCGTGCGCCGCCGCCAGCAGCACCTCGACCGCGTCCGCGACGGGAATCCGGATGCCGGAGTCACGCCCGCCCAGCACCAACGCGTACCGCTCCTGCGATACCGCGTGGACGCCGAGGTCCCCGCCGAGACCGCTGACATCGCCGCGCCCGTCGTCGAGCGTGAACAGCACCCGGCCCGGCAACTCCGCCAGTGCGGGACTCGCCCGCAGGCCCGCATCGAGCGCCGGGACCAGCGCATGCACATCCGTCCGTCCGCCCACCCGGCCCGACAGCGGCGAGGCGACGATATTGCGCACCCGCTCGTGGCCGGGAGCGGGCAGCAGTCCCGCGGCATCGAGGCGATCGGCGAGCGCGGCGGCGTCTCGCACCTGCCGCAGCTGCACATTGCCGCGCGAGGTGAGTTCCAGCTGCGCGTCGCCGAGGTCCCGCGCCGCCGCGGCCAGGACCCGCAACTGATCGGGTCGCAACGCGCCGCCCGGCAGCCGGATGCGGGCCAGCGGCCCGTCGGCGGCCTGATGCAGCCGCAGCACACCGGGGCAGGAATCTGGTGCGGAGCGAGTCATGATTCGTCCAGCCTACGACCCGCGCCGGACGGCGGCGGGTGGGTGTCCGGGCACCGGCGCGTCCGGGCAATCGGTTCGGGCGCACGGATAGCCGGACAGTCGTTGCGCCTGCACGCCGGAGCATCCGGCAGCCGGTCAGCGTGGACTCTCGTCGTCCTCGTCCCTGGTCGGGGCCTTCGACGGCGGCGTGAAGTACTCGTCGAGCAGATGTTCCCGTTCGTGGTGGTCGAGACGATCGCGGCGCGAGGCGGACCCGAACGCCAGCAGGCCGAAGATCGCCACCGCCGCACACACTCCCGCGGCGATGAGCAACAGATCACCCCGATTCCCGGCCGCTGCCACCAAAGCCACAGCTAGCAACGAAACGGCAATCACCATGCAAACTAATCCTGACCAGGCGGCTACGCGATTCCGCCGGATCCAACCCGACGCATTCGGCATATAGCCAGCGTACGCCGCCGCATGTCCGTGAGAGATGAACGAGCACCACGTCGTTGCAGGTTCGATGCACAGTGCGCCGCCGCGCCGCTCCCGCGTGATCAGCGGTGGCGTGAATGCCCTTCGGTCCCCACGCGGTAGCATCCGGGGGCTCGCCCACCACGAGGAAACCGGTGCAATTCCGGTGCGGTCGCGCCACTGTGACAGTCAGACCCTCCTGGCGGGCACAACTGCCGCATGGGCGCGTCACCCGAGGAAGGCCGAACCGTGATTCTGCTGCTGTCCACCTCCGATACCGATCTGCTGTCCGCGCGTGCCAGCGGCGCCGACTACCGGCTGGCCAACCCCGCGCGGTTGCTGATCGACGATCTCCCGGCCCTGCTCGACGGCGCGGACCTGGTGGTGGTGCGCATTCTCGGCGGCCGCCGGGCCTGGGAGGAGGGCCTGGACACGTTGCGCGCCAGCGGAATTCCCGTGGTGGCGCTGGGCGGCGAGATGGCCCCGGACGCCGAGCTGATGGAGTGCTCGACGGTGCCCGGCGGCGTGGCGGCCGACGCGCACAACTACCTGGCCGCGGGCGGAGCCGACAACCTGCGGCAGCTGCACCACTTCCTGTCCGACACCGTGCTGCTCACCGGACACGGCTTCGAACCCCCGGTGCACCTGCCCAATTGGGGTGAACTGCGGCGAACGGCCCGTGACGGGGACGGCCCGACGGTCGCCGTGCTCTACTACCGCGCCCAGCAGCTGGCGGGCAATACCGCCTATGTCGACGCCCTGTGCACCGCGATCGAGGACGCGGGCGGGCGCCCGCTGCCGCTGTACTGCGCGTCGCTGCGCACGGCGGAACCGGAGTTGATCGACACCCTGCGGGCCGCCGACGCGCTGGTGGTGACCGTGCTCGCCGCGGGTGGCAGCAAGCCCGCCGCGGCCTCCGCGGGCGGCGACGACGAGGCCTGGGACATCGGCGCGCTCGCCGACCTGGATGTGCCCATCCTGCAGGGCCTGTGCCTGACCAGCGGCCGCGCGCAATGGTCGGACAACGACGACGGCCTGTCCCCGCTGGATGTCGCGACCCAGGTCGCGGTGCCGGAGTTCGACGGCCGCATCATCACGGTGCCGTTCTCGTTCAAGGAGTTCGACGCCGACGGCCTGGCGACCTACGTGCCCGATCCGGAACGCGCCGCGCGGGTGGCCGGCATCGCGGTGCGCCACGCCCGGCTGCGCCACATCCCGCCCGGGCAGCGCCGCATCGCGCTCATGCTGTCGGCGTACCCCACCAAGCACGCGCGCATCGGCAACGCCGTCGGGCTGGACACACCCGCCAGCGCCATCCGGCTGCTCACCGAAATGCGTTCGGCCGGTTACGATCTCGGCGCTCCCGGCGAGATACCGGGACTGGCGGAACGCGACGGCGACGCACTCGTCCACGCGCTCATCGCCGCGGGCGGCCAGGACCCCGACTGGCTCACCGCCGATCAGTTGGAGGGCAACCCGATCCGCATCGGCGCCCAGCGGTACACGGAATGGTTCGAGACGCTGCCGGCCGAACTGCGCGACGCCGTGATCGAGGCGTGGGGGCCGCCGCCGGGCGAGCTGTACGTCGACCGGTCGGCGGACCCGGCCGGTGAGATCGTCATCGCCGCACTGCGTTTCGGCAATGTGGTGCTGATGGTGCAGCCGCCGCGCGGCTTCGGCGAGAACCCGGTCGCCATCTACCACGACCCGGACCTGCCGCCGAGCCACCACTACCTCGCCGCGTACCGCTGGATCGCCGCGGAGGAGACCGCGGGGGGCTTCGGCGCGGACGCCATGGTGCATCTGGGCAAGCACGGCAACCTGGAGTGGCTGCCCGGCAAGACCCTCGGCATGTCCGCGGCCTGCGCCACCGACGCCGCGCTCGGCGACCTGCCGCTGATCTACCCGTTCCTGGTCAACGACCCCGGCGAGGGCACGCAGGCCAAGCGGCGCGCGCACGCCACTCTGGTCGACCACCTGATTCCGCCGATGGCGCGCGCGGAGAGCTACGGCGACATCTCACGCCTGGAGCAGCTGCTCGACGAGCACGCCAATATCTCCGCGCTGGACCCCGCCAAACTGCCCGCCGTCCGTCAGCAGATCTGGACGCTGATGCGGGCCGCGAAGATGGACCACGACCTGGGCCTGACCGAACGCCCCGACGAGGACTCCTTCGACGACATGCTGCTGCACGTCGACGGCTGGCTGTGCGAGATCAAGGACGTTCAGATCCGCGACGGCCTGCACGTGCTGGGGCAGGCGCCCGCCGGTGCGGGCGAACTGGATCTGGTGCTGGCCATGCTGCGCGCCCGGCAGCTGTGGGGCGGCGAGGTCGCGGTCCCCGGCCTGCGGGAAGCGCTGGGGCTGCGCGAGTCCGGCGACGAATCCCGGGAACGGGTCGACGCCGTGGAGTCGCGTGCCCGCTCCCTGCTCGCGGCGCTGCAAGCGGCGGACTGGGCGGTGGAAGCGGTCGACGATGTGCTGGACCAGTTGGTCACCGTTGTCATGTCCGCCACGTCCGGCGCCCCGTCGGAGGACGCGACCGAGACCGAAGACGGTGCGGGCGCGGATGTTTCGTCGCTGCCGCGGGGCAGCGCCGTCTCCGGGAGCGCCCGGATCACGGTGCCCGCGGACAGGATCGACACCCTCCGCGCCGTCCTGCGTTTCGCCGCGACGGAAGTCGTCCCGCGCCTGCGCGAGACCGGTATCGAGATCGACCGCATCCTGCACGCCCTGAACGGTGGCTTCATACCCGCGGGCCCGAGCGGCTCCCCGCTGCGCGGCCTGATCAATGTCCTGCCGACCGGTCGCAACTTCTACTCGGTCGACCCGAAGGCGGTGCCGTCGCGATTGGCATGGGAGACCGGCCAGGCCATGGCGGATTCCCTGCTCCAGCGCTATCTGGCCGACCACGGCGAGTATCCGCGCTCGGTCGGCCTGTCGGTGTGGGGCACCTCGGCGATGCGGACCTCCGGCGACGACATCGCGGAGGTCTTCGCGCTGCTGGGCGTGCGGCCGGTCTGGGACGAGGCCAGCCGCCGCGTCACCGGTCTCGAACCGATCGCCCTCGCCGAACTGGGCCGTCCGCGCATCGACGTCACCGTGCGCATCTCCGGCTTCTTCCGCGACGCCTTCCCGCACGTGCTGGCGCTGCTCGACGACGCGGTGCGCCTGGTCGCCGGACTGGACGAACCGGCCGAGTCGAATCACGTGCGCGCGCACGCACGGTCGGATCTGGCGGAGCACGGCGACGAACGTCGCGCCACCACCCGCATCTTCGGTTCCAAGCCCGGCACCTACGGCGCGGGACTGCTGCAGCTGATCGACTCCAAGAGCTGGCGCACCGACGACGATCTGGCCGAGGTGTACACGGCCTGGGGTGGATTCGCCTACGGCCGTGGTCTCGACGGCATCCCGGCGGCCGACGACATGCGCACGGCGTACCGGCGCATCACGGTGGCGGCCAAGAACACCGACACCCGCGAGCACGACATCGCCGACTCCGACGACTACTTCCAGTACCACGGCGGCATGGTCGCGGCGGTGCGGGCCCTGACCGGCAGCAATCCCGAGGCCTACATCGGCGACAGCACGCGGCCGGACGCGGTGCGCACCCGCACGCTGTCGGAGGAGACCACCCGCGTGTTCCGTGCCCGTGTGGTGAACCCGCGGTGGCTCGAGGCGATGCGCCGGCACGGCTACAAGGGCGCCTTCGAGATGGCGGCGACCGTCGACTACCTGTTCGGGTACGACGCCACCACCAATGTCGTCGCCGACTGGATGTACGAGAAGCTCTCCGAGAGCTACGTTTTCGACGACGTGAACCGCAAGTTCATGGAACAGTCGAACCCCTGGGCGCTGCACGGCATCGCCGAGCGCCTGCTGGAGGCCGCCGAGCGCAAGCTGTGGGAGCACCCCGAACCGGCGACGCTGGACCGGTTGCGGCAGGTGTACCTGGAAACCGAGGGTGAACTCGAGTAGTTCTCGCGCGCCCGCGCCTACGCGCGCGGGCGTAGGGAGTCGTGCGTCCCGGGGCGGATGTGGCCGGGCCCGCGCCGCCGTAGTGTCTGGTCCATGACCTGGAACGATCTCGCGCAATCCAAGTACGCGCTGCTGACGACCTACAAGAAGGACGGCACCGCGGTCGGCACCCCGGTCTGGGTGGCGCCCGACGGTGACCGCATCGTCGTGTGGACCAACGCCGAGGCCTGGAAGGTGAAACGGATTCGCCGCAATCCGTCGGTCACGCTGCAGCCGTGCGACAACCGCGGCCGCACGCGGGGCGGCGAGGTGCTGGCGGGCACGGCGGAGGTTCTCGACGCGGCCGGCACGGACCGGGTGCGCGGCGTGATCGGCCGCAAGTACGGTGTGCTCGGCATCCTGGCCGTGCAGGGGCACAAGCTGATCCGGGGCAGGGATCGGTCGGTCGGCCTGTCGATCAGCCCCCGGTGACGATCTCGATGCCGACGGTGCCGCGCCGTCCGCGGCGCAGCACGCTGCCGGTGACGACGAGCCGGCCCGGCACGGAGTACTTGCGCTTGATCAGCGTGCGTACCCGTTCGCTGCCCTCGTCGTCGAGAATCCTTGCGGCGCCTTCGATTACGTCGCCGTGCGGCTTGCCGGCGGCGTTGCACGGTTGCAGTGTCACGGCGGGATTGCGGCGGATGCGCTTGACCTTCCAGCTGTCGGTGACCGTCCAGACGTACAGTTTGCCGCCGTCGAGCGCCGCCCACAGCGGTGTCGCGACGGGGGTGCCGTCCTTGCGAAACGTGGTCAGGAGAACGTATTTGGCGGTGCCGACGGCACCGAAGGGGTTGTCCACCGGGGCAGCCTATCCGGCCGTGTCCGGGTCGTCGGCCATGCGGTACTCGCCCGCCGCCAGCCGCCGCCGCAGCCGGCCGGTCCAGCCGGTGAAGTTGTCGAAGACGCCGCTCCACAGTTCGAGCAGGTCGGGGGAGTGCGGTGCGTCGTAGCGGCCGGGAAACTCCGACCGCATGGCCAGCAGATCGTCGCGGATCTCGGTGGTGGCCCGCTCCTGCGCGGCGAGCAGATCGACCACCTCCTGCCGCGGCAGCGCGTCCATGAACGCGATGCCCGCGCCGAGTTCCTCCATGTCGACGCTGACCAGCGCGGCTCGCAAGCGCGTGAAGAATTCGTCGTCGCCGGCCGCGGTCAGCTCGAACAAGGTGCGGCCGGGGCCCTGGTCGCTGTCCTCGGTGCGCACGGCGCGCAGCTTGCTCTCCGTGGTGAGTTGCTTCAGGGCGTGATAGATCGACCCCGGCCGCACGGTGGTCCAGGTCTCGGCTCGCCACGACAGCAGTTCCTGGCGCACCGCGTACCCGTAGGTGGGCTGATGCAGCCGGATGATGCCCAGCACAAGCAGGCGTACGGCGGACACGAGGGCTCCCTTCGACAGGTGACCCATGCTATTCAAATTTGACTTCCCAGGCCAGCCGACCTACCGTGGACTAGTCAAATTTGAATACCTTGTGAAGGGAGGGGACGGGTGGCCATCTCCATTCCGGTGCTCTGGAGCGGCGATCTGCCGGTCACGCTCGAGTTCTATCGCGCGCTCGGGTATAAGGTGACCGACGAGCAGTCCAGGCCCTACGCCTACGCCGTGCTGCACCGCGACGGCTATCAGATCCACTTGGGCCCGACACCGAAGCAGGCCGGCAGCGCCGAGGAGGCGTACGTGGGCTGCCTGGTGATGATCGACGACGCCGCGCGCCGGCACGCGGAATTCAGTGCGGCGCTGCGCGAGCACTACGGCCGGGTCCCGGCGCGCGGCGCGCCGCGGATCACCCGGTTCCGGCCGGGCCAGACCCGGTTCACCGTCGTCGACCCCGCCGGTAACTCGATCATCTACATCGAGCACGGCGAACCCGACCTCGAATACGGGGGATCTCGTGCACTCGCCGGGCTGGCGCGGGTGCTGGACAATGCCCGGATCCTGCGGGACTTCAAGAGCAACGAGGCCGAGTCGATCCGGGTGCTGGAAGTGGGGCTGCGGCGGTTCGGCCACTCCGCTACGCCGCTCGAGCGCGGCCGCGCCTGCGCGATGTTGGCCGATATGCATTCCGCCGCAGGCGATGTCGAGCAGGCGGCCGGACGGCGGCGCGAACTCGCGGCCTTGGCGTTGGCGGACGACGAGCTCGCCGCGCTGCGCGCCGAGTTCCCGGGGGCGTGCGAACCGGGTGAGAACTGACCTCTGCCCCGGAGCTTTTCCGATCGCTCGGCCGCGTGCTCAGGCGGCCAGGGTCAGCACGCGCGGGCCGTCGTCGGTGACGGCGATGGTGTGCTCGGAGTGGGCGGTGCGCGAACCGTCGGCCGAGCGCAGCGTCCAGCCGTCCGGGTCGGTCACGATGCGGTCGGTGCCCGCGGCGAACCACGGCTCCAGGGCGAGGGTCAGGCCCGGGCGCAGGCGCATACCGCGGCCGGGGCGCCCGGCATTGGCCACGTGCGGATCCTCGTGCATGGTGCGGCCCAGGCCGTGACCGCCGAATTCGGTGTTGACCCGGTAGCCGTAGCCGTGGGCGACCTCGGCGATGGTCGCGGAGATGTCGCCGATCCGGTTGCCGGGCCGGGCCACCTCGATGGCGGCGG from Nocardia wallacei carries:
- a CDS encoding cobalt-precorrin-6A reductase; amino-acid sequence: MQVLILGGTREARELAEITTGERGFEIVSSLAGRVRAPVLPAGAVRIGGFGGIDGLRNWLADNDIHAVVDATHPFAGTMSGHAAAAAAAAGIPIVHLRRPGWRQSPGDRWTRVPDLSAAAKLVAAPGNRVFLTIGRQGVGAFAQAPDAWFLIRAIDPPAGPLPPDHEILLARGPFTAEDELRLLTDRRIDVLVTKDSGGDLTAAKLTAARARETPVVLIDRPPLPPGATTVETVAAARDWLRAQA
- a CDS encoding PadR family transcriptional regulator, giving the protein MAEGSSKRGLNSTAASLLGFLHEGPMSGWDLVNLAQDRIGDFWTITQSQVYRELGSMDKAGLVEKGEPGARDRTPYQLTDAGREAFAEWIARDPGAETIRVPLLLTLSFGEFVEPERLDRIIDANRRIHEQRLAGYLDSTDEEMSRCKRATLDFGIGYERAVLAWFDRLPALLDRPVRQA
- a CDS encoding precorrin-2 C(20)-methyltransferase is translated as MSGTAKGKLWGIGLGPGDPELVTVKAARLIGAADVVAFHSARHGRSISRGIAAPYLRPGQLEEHLIYPVTTETTDHPGGYQGAIDEFYERSAALLAAHLDAGRTVALLAAGDPLFYSSYMHMHRRLADRFDAEIVPGITSVSAASAALGTPLVEGEQVLTVLPGTLPADELTRRLATTEAAAIMKLGRTYPGVRQALSDSGRLADAYCVERASSERQRVLRAADVDDTEVPYFAIAVVPGPAPTTEIPLSPPGSAVAGSRAAHSPPTEATGEVVVVGLGPGAAEWTTPEVTAALAQATDLVGYTTYIDRVPVRPGQRRHASDNRVESERAAMALDLAARGGRVAVVSSGDPGVFAMAAAVVEESADPRWRDVPVRVLPGMTAAGAVAARVGAPLGHDFAMISLSDRLKPWDVVAQRISAVAAADMALAVYNPASSQRTWQVAAMRDLLLEHRKPDTPVIVGRDVGGPAESVRVVSLADLDPAEVDMRTLLIVGASTTTAFDTPTGTRVYTARRYGTH
- a CDS encoding precorrin-8X methylmutase produces the protein MSDVRTSYLTDGAEIYRRSFATIRAEAELDRFPADVAQVVVRMIHACGQVDLAADVAHSPDVVAQARAALRAGAPILCDATMVASGVTRKRLPADNEVLCLLADPRVPDLARSLQTTRSAAALELWRDRLDGAVVAIGNAPTALFHLLDLLDAGAPRPAAVLGIPVGFIGAAESKQALAEYGGPDFLTVHGRRGGSAITAAALNAIASEQE
- the cobG gene encoding precorrin-3B synthase, which gives rise to MTRSAPDSCPGVLRLHQAADGPLARIRLPGGALRPDQLRVLAAAARDLGDAQLELTSRGNVQLRQVRDAAALADRLDAAGLLPAPGHERVRNIVASPLSGRVGGRTDVHALVPALDAGLRASPALAELPGRVLFTLDDGRGDVSGLGGDLGVHAVSQERYALVLGGRDSGIRIPVADAVEVLLAAAHGFQRLRGDRWRLHEIEHGPDRVAACLGLEATAEPLELVAHHEVPIGWFVQSDERVALGAGVPLGSLPARTAEFLAAVERPIHVTPWRSLVLADLDEWAADQVLRVLAPMGLIFDANSPWLLVTACAGQPGCAKSRTDVRADAAAAIAENRIRPGAATAPASGLTARDLVVSGRQHWSGCDRRCGRPRGPVTDVIAEPGGYRHTPPGTTH
- the cobN gene encoding cobaltochelatase subunit CobN — protein: MILLLSTSDTDLLSARASGADYRLANPARLLIDDLPALLDGADLVVVRILGGRRAWEEGLDTLRASGIPVVALGGEMAPDAELMECSTVPGGVAADAHNYLAAGGADNLRQLHHFLSDTVLLTGHGFEPPVHLPNWGELRRTARDGDGPTVAVLYYRAQQLAGNTAYVDALCTAIEDAGGRPLPLYCASLRTAEPELIDTLRAADALVVTVLAAGGSKPAAASAGGDDEAWDIGALADLDVPILQGLCLTSGRAQWSDNDDGLSPLDVATQVAVPEFDGRIITVPFSFKEFDADGLATYVPDPERAARVAGIAVRHARLRHIPPGQRRIALMLSAYPTKHARIGNAVGLDTPASAIRLLTEMRSAGYDLGAPGEIPGLAERDGDALVHALIAAGGQDPDWLTADQLEGNPIRIGAQRYTEWFETLPAELRDAVIEAWGPPPGELYVDRSADPAGEIVIAALRFGNVVLMVQPPRGFGENPVAIYHDPDLPPSHHYLAAYRWIAAEETAGGFGADAMVHLGKHGNLEWLPGKTLGMSAACATDAALGDLPLIYPFLVNDPGEGTQAKRRAHATLVDHLIPPMARAESYGDISRLEQLLDEHANISALDPAKLPAVRQQIWTLMRAAKMDHDLGLTERPDEDSFDDMLLHVDGWLCEIKDVQIRDGLHVLGQAPAGAGELDLVLAMLRARQLWGGEVAVPGLREALGLRESGDESRERVDAVESRARSLLAALQAADWAVEAVDDVLDQLVTVVMSATSGAPSEDATETEDGAGADVSSLPRGSAVSGSARITVPADRIDTLRAVLRFAATEVVPRLRETGIEIDRILHALNGGFIPAGPSGSPLRGLINVLPTGRNFYSVDPKAVPSRLAWETGQAMADSLLQRYLADHGEYPRSVGLSVWGTSAMRTSGDDIAEVFALLGVRPVWDEASRRVTGLEPIALAELGRPRIDVTVRISGFFRDAFPHVLALLDDAVRLVAGLDEPAESNHVRAHARSDLAEHGDERRATTRIFGSKPGTYGAGLLQLIDSKSWRTDDDLAEVYTAWGGFAYGRGLDGIPAADDMRTAYRRITVAAKNTDTREHDIADSDDYFQYHGGMVAAVRALTGSNPEAYIGDSTRPDAVRTRTLSEETTRVFRARVVNPRWLEAMRRHGYKGAFEMAATVDYLFGYDATTNVVADWMYEKLSESYVFDDVNRKFMEQSNPWALHGIAERLLEAAERKLWEHPEPATLDRLRQVYLETEGELE
- a CDS encoding PPOX class F420-dependent oxidoreductase, whose translation is MTWNDLAQSKYALLTTYKKDGTAVGTPVWVAPDGDRIVVWTNAEAWKVKRIRRNPSVTLQPCDNRGRTRGGEVLAGTAEVLDAAGTDRVRGVIGRKYGVLGILAVQGHKLIRGRDRSVGLSISPR
- a CDS encoding PPOX class F420-dependent oxidoreductase; amino-acid sequence: MDNPFGAVGTAKYVLLTTFRKDGTPVATPLWAALDGGKLYVWTVTDSWKVKRIRRNPAVTLQPCNAAGKPHGDVIEGAARILDDEGSERVRTLIKRKYSVPGRLVVTGSVLRRGRRGTVGIEIVTGG
- a CDS encoding PadR family transcriptional regulator, encoding MSAVRLLVLGIIRLHQPTYGYAVRQELLSWRAETWTTVRPGSIYHALKQLTTESKLRAVRTEDSDQGPGRTLFELTAAGDDEFFTRLRAALVSVDMEELGAGIAFMDALPRQEVVDLLAAQERATTEIRDDLLAMRSEFPGRYDAPHSPDLLELWSGVFDNFTGWTGRLRRRLAAGEYRMADDPDTAG